One part of the Candidatus Aquiluna sp. UB-MaderosW2red genome encodes these proteins:
- the ndk gene encoding nucleoside-diphosphate kinase: MMTEKTLVLLKPDAVRRNLIGQIILRCESKGYSVSRLKKVTPTRELLGEHYAEHDGKSFYEPLLEFMLSGEIVAIELEGHRVIEGFRSLAGSTEPTMAAPGTIRGDLGRDWGTKVVQNLVHGSDSIESAQRELELWF; the protein is encoded by the coding sequence ATAATGACTGAGAAAACTCTAGTTCTATTGAAGCCCGATGCCGTGCGCAGAAACCTCATTGGTCAGATCATCCTGCGCTGTGAGTCAAAAGGCTATTCGGTTTCCAGGCTAAAAAAAGTTACTCCGACCCGGGAGCTCCTGGGCGAGCACTATGCCGAGCATGACGGTAAGTCATTCTACGAACCACTTCTGGAGTTCATGCTTTCCGGGGAGATTGTTGCGATCGAGCTTGAGGGACACCGAGTGATTGAGGGCTTTAGGTCGCTCGCAGGAAGCACCGAGCCAACTATGGCGGCCCCAGGGACTATCCGCGGCGACCTTGGTCGAGACTGGGGAACCAAAGTGGTTCAAAACCTGGTGCACGGGTCTGATTCAATTGAGTCTGCTCAGCGTGAGCTTGAATTGTGGTTCTAG
- a CDS encoding folylpolyglutamate synthase/dihydrofolate synthase family protein, translating into MNAQDSSARMAEVLQELYARQPEHQVRPRLEPTKRAVELMGDPQRNYGIIHVTGTNGKTSTARLIERILLEHGLRTGRLTSPHLMSFSERIVLSGEPVTDEEFIACYEENIDLIELVDAQLVAEGEPRLTFFEALSALAFQLFSDAPIDVLVLEVGMGGEWDSTNVADADVAVFTDIDLDHTKSLGDTVEEIAQTKAGIIKPKSLVVSSIQQESVAQIIDSQAEHGVKFAGRDFFISDITPDGYGVRFSVEGIAGNYPLVWMPIMGEHQAHNAATAIIAVELFLGEGTRAIADEVLRAALADTVSPGRLHVVSKEPLVILDGAHNPAGARSLARAIQWQFAAPKTVGLIGILADKDIPATAYEFAGMFDEIVVTTAPGVRGLKAKEFAQELTEQGGNVVLIIDDPKAAYLKALALAGQNEAALFVTGSLYLIGEILGELREDVEDEES; encoded by the coding sequence TTGAACGCTCAGGATTCTTCGGCACGGATGGCCGAGGTGCTGCAGGAGCTCTACGCTAGGCAACCCGAGCACCAGGTAAGGCCAAGGCTGGAGCCAACTAAGCGAGCGGTCGAGCTGATGGGGGATCCGCAGCGCAACTACGGGATTATTCACGTCACCGGCACAAACGGAAAAACCTCAACTGCAAGACTGATTGAGCGCATCTTGTTGGAGCACGGCTTGCGCACCGGCAGGCTTACCAGCCCGCACCTGATGAGTTTCAGTGAGCGAATCGTGCTCAGTGGTGAGCCGGTGACTGATGAAGAGTTCATAGCTTGCTACGAGGAAAACATTGATCTAATTGAGTTAGTAGACGCGCAGTTGGTTGCCGAGGGAGAGCCTAGGCTCACCTTTTTTGAGGCGCTATCGGCGCTGGCTTTCCAGCTGTTTTCGGATGCCCCGATAGATGTTCTGGTCTTAGAGGTTGGCATGGGTGGCGAGTGGGATTCGACGAATGTGGCGGACGCAGATGTTGCTGTGTTTACCGATATCGACTTAGACCACACCAAGAGCCTCGGTGACACAGTAGAAGAAATAGCTCAAACCAAGGCGGGCATTATCAAGCCTAAATCACTTGTGGTTTCATCCATCCAGCAGGAGAGCGTCGCTCAAATAATCGATAGCCAGGCCGAGCACGGTGTCAAATTTGCCGGAAGAGACTTCTTTATCAGCGACATAACGCCCGATGGTTATGGGGTCAGATTTTCGGTTGAGGGAATTGCTGGAAACTACCCATTGGTGTGGATGCCAATCATGGGGGAGCACCAGGCCCATAACGCGGCAACCGCGATCATTGCGGTGGAGCTTTTTCTGGGCGAGGGCACCAGGGCGATTGCCGATGAGGTGTTGCGGGCGGCGCTTGCCGACACGGTTAGCCCCGGGAGGCTTCACGTAGTCTCCAAAGAGCCGCTTGTGATTCTGGATGGCGCTCATAACCCGGCCGGCGCTAGGTCGCTCGCAAGGGCTATCCAGTGGCAGTTTGCGGCCCCTAAAACTGTCGGTTTGATTGGAATCCTGGCGGATAAGGACATCCCTGCCACCGCTTATGAATTTGCTGGAATGTTCGATGAAATTGTGGTCACTACAGCCCCGGGAGTAAGGGGCCTAAAGGCTAAAGAGTTTGCTCAGGAGTTGACCGAGCAAGGCGGTAATGTAGTGCTAATAATTGATGACCCCAAAGCTGCCTACTTAAAGGCTCTTGCCCTTGCCGGCCAAAACGAAGCGGCATTATTTGTGACGGGGTCGCTTTACCTCATTGGAGAAATTCTCGGTGAATTGAGAGAGGATGTTGAAGATGAAGAAAGCTAG
- a CDS encoding vitamin K epoxide reductase family protein produces the protein MVFPFALIGFGILGWIASFGLTLERLKVAADPSASTSCDISPFISCKSVMLSEQAALLGFPNPLIGIAAFAVPVVVGFGILAGAKYKGWFWNGLLLGHLLALGFVIWLFTQSAYVIGALCIYCMVAWTATIPLFWSILGFNLSQGFLGQKFMRLGKVIFEWAWVITILSYLVIATLAVIQFWEFWPTLF, from the coding sequence ATGGTGTTTCCTTTTGCCCTAATCGGCTTTGGCATTCTTGGCTGGATTGCTAGCTTCGGGCTGACTCTAGAACGACTAAAAGTGGCCGCTGACCCGAGTGCTTCGACCTCGTGCGACATCTCGCCATTTATAAGCTGTAAATCAGTCATGCTCAGCGAACAAGCGGCACTCCTGGGCTTTCCAAACCCCCTGATTGGCATTGCTGCATTTGCGGTTCCAGTTGTTGTTGGTTTTGGGATTCTTGCTGGCGCAAAATACAAGGGGTGGTTCTGGAACGGCTTGCTATTGGGCCACCTATTAGCCCTTGGCTTTGTGATTTGGCTATTCACCCAAAGCGCTTATGTAATCGGCGCACTTTGCATCTACTGCATGGTTGCTTGGACTGCGACCATCCCATTATTTTGGTCGATCCTCGGCTTTAACCTCAGTCAAGGTTTTTTGGGCCAGAAATTTATGCGGCTTGGAAAGGTCATCTTCGAGTGGGCCTGGGTAATAACAATCCTGAGCTATCTAGTGATAGCCACCTTGGCAGTAATCCAGTTCTGGGAATTCTGGCCGACGCTTTTCTAA
- a CDS encoding DUF4233 domain-containing protein codes for MKKARSSKRTLASIVLGFESFVVFFATLAAFGLKSADASDSLPAVEWIWAIGLSWAILCILTPGILSKPFGYWVGSVLQAGILFSGFYLWGMFIIGAALVGLWIWALVAGSTIDRGREAYLKKKEEENND; via the coding sequence ATGAAGAAAGCTAGATCTTCCAAGCGGACCCTAGCCTCGATAGTGCTGGGTTTTGAATCTTTTGTGGTTTTCTTTGCAACTTTGGCCGCTTTTGGTCTGAAAAGTGCCGACGCATCAGACTCGCTTCCAGCTGTTGAGTGGATATGGGCGATTGGTCTCAGCTGGGCAATCTTGTGCATTCTGACCCCGGGGATTTTGTCTAAGCCTTTTGGTTACTGGGTAGGTTCGGTGCTTCAGGCCGGAATCCTGTTCAGCGGGTTTTACCTTTGGGGAATGTTCATTATCGGAGCGGCGCTGGTGGGCTTATGGATTTGGGCCTTGGTTGCTGGATCAACCATTGATCGCGGACGCGAGGCCTATTTGAAGAAAAAAGAAGAGGAAAATAATGACTGA